The proteins below come from a single Armatimonadota bacterium genomic window:
- the hisH gene encoding imidazole glycerol phosphate synthase subunit HisH produces the protein MPCPYEFTAARGSPALDAVCAHAIYWDRWTEPMIAIIDLGTGNLRSVEKALHQLGYPAQVTTHTPTVLKADAVILPGVGAFAKAMAALQQEGLAQAIEMTVNAGKPFMGICLGLQLLFEVSEEFGEVKGLGLLRGRVKRLSGAAFAAPAPQPQSPAAAWDPVPANFGRAQPSEPSTPAEPRLKVPHIGWNSIRIVKLHPALAGIPQDSMFYFVHSYAVVPEADGYTCATTDYGIEFTSAVGWGKVFACQFHPEKSGRAGLRVLDNFARMAYPQGPLEPPGAIAQTIR, from the coding sequence ATGCCGTGCCCCTACGAGTTCACCGCCGCCCGCGGTTCCCCCGCGCTTGACGCCGTCTGCGCGCACGCCATATACTGGGATCGGTGGACCGAACCTATGATCGCCATCATTGACCTGGGCACCGGCAACCTGCGCAGCGTCGAAAAGGCCCTGCACCAGTTGGGCTATCCCGCCCAGGTGACGACCCATACCCCGACCGTACTCAAGGCCGACGCCGTTATCCTGCCCGGGGTGGGCGCTTTCGCCAAGGCCATGGCCGCCCTGCAGCAGGAGGGCCTGGCGCAGGCAATAGAGATGACGGTCAACGCGGGCAAGCCCTTCATGGGCATTTGCCTGGGCCTGCAGCTTCTGTTCGAGGTCAGCGAGGAGTTCGGTGAGGTCAAGGGCCTGGGCCTCCTGCGGGGGCGGGTCAAGCGCCTGAGCGGGGCGGCCTTCGCCGCACCCGCACCGCAACCACAGTCGCCGGCGGCCGCCTGGGATCCGGTGCCGGCTAACTTTGGCAGAGCGCAGCCGAGCGAGCCTTCAACCCCGGCCGAGCCGCGGTTGAAAGTCCCCCACATCGGGTGGAACTCCATCCGCATCGTCAAGCTGCACCCGGCGCTGGCGGGCATCCCGCAGGATTCGATGTTCTACTTCGTCCACTCCTATGCCGTCGTGCCGGAGGCCGACGGCTACACCTGCGCGACCACCGATTACGGTATCGAGTTCACCTCGGCGGTGGGGTGGGGGAAGGTCTTTGCGTGCCAGTTCCATCCGGAGAAAAGTGGGCGCGCCGGCCTGCGCGTGCTCGACAACTTCGCGCGCATGGCCTACCCCCAGGGGCCGCTCGAGCCGCCGGGGGCGATCGCCCAAACCATCCGCTGA